In Apium graveolens cultivar Ventura chromosome 10, ASM990537v1, whole genome shotgun sequence, the following are encoded in one genomic region:
- the LOC141693536 gene encoding uncharacterized protein LOC141693536 yields MAETSRKSTTTDVEMEQKHQHSIQISSPAPPPRQLPPPPPPLPLKSRNHRNLWGIIGERKSNNQQKDKSSHHSIKMPKAPPQAPPLPPKSGPKKPSILYLSEEQRDNYLKICVPLYNAAIKGDWHAAEEIITDCPEVINTSITKRQDTVLHIISSTKHTHFAEKLVKLMAVEDLELQNGLGETALCLAVASNVKMVHILLRRNSGLLRIRKNGDLPFMLAVRYGDKHMVEYIYSKTNIDTEKWYYMDQKRILESCLSLGLFDIALKIFTHCKDDHKIETDILGYLANSPSAFDGTTQSVIRRLLHTILPGSNDNSKVAEIVRLIWGKIVKQKYEDIWKLVSGQSSNEKDEGFLFAAARLGNYKFIRELLKLYPDITWGKDGNKHTIFHIAVIHRHENVYNLLYDLGSKKFAMKDNDGNHILHLAATKPAQSRLNIVSGAALQMQRELLWFKEVQTRVSPADRRQVNNEGKTPQELFTEQHADLMEKGESWMKETASQCMIVAALIATIMFAAAFTLPGGTNDNGQPIFMKRSAFIVFAVTDAISLCTSSASILVFLAILTGRYTENDFLVSIPMKLMVGLVTLFISITTMMIVYGASFFLLYPESMKWIPVLVTVLAGLPVILFAGLQSRLLSDVINSTFNSRHLFRPRRHILY; encoded by the exons ATGGCGGAAACAAGTAGGAAATCGACTACTACAGATGTCGAAATGGAACAGAAGCATCAGCATTCTATTCAAATAAGTTCACCGGCTCCACCACCACGACAGCTGCCCCCTCCACCTCCACCTCTGCCGTTGAAGTCAAGGAATCACCGCAACCTTTGGG GTATCATCGGGGAAagaaaatcaaataatcaacagAAAGATAAAAGCAGCCATCATTCTATCAAAATGCCCAAGGCACCGCCCCAGGCACCGCCGTTGCCACCAAAGTCTGGTCCAAAAAAGCCTTCAATATTATACCTCTCGG AGGAGCAAAGAGATAATTACCTTAAGATATGTGTTCCTCTGTACAATGCTGCAATTAAAGGTGACTGGCATGCTGCTGAAGAAATTATAACAGATTGTCCAGAGGTGATAAACACCAGCATTACAAAGAGGCAAGATACTGTTCTTCACATTATATCATCAACAAAACACACTCACTTTGCGGAAAAGCTGGTGAAATTGATGGCAGTTGAGGACTTGGAACTTCAAAATGGACTGGGGGAAACAGCTCTTTGCTTAGCAGTGGCTTCAAATGTTAAGATGGTTCACATCTTGTTGAGGAGAAACAGTGGCCTTTTAAGGATACGTAAAAATGGCGACTTGCCTTTCATGCTTGCAGTTCGATATGGAGATAAGCACATGGTGGAGTACATATATTCAAAGACTAATATAGATACCGAAAAGTGGTATTACATGGATCAGAAACGTATACTTGAATCTTGCCTTTCGTTAGGCCTATTTG ATATTGCACTAAAGATATTCACACACTGCAAGGATGATCATAAAATTGAAACTGATATACTAGGGTACTTGGCTAATAGCCCTTCTGCATTTGATGGAACAACACAATCTGTTATTAGAAGACTCTTGCATACAA TACTCCCTGGAAGCAACGATAACTCAAAAGTCGCTGAAATAGTCAGGTTAATATGGGGGAAGATTGTTAAACAGAAGTATGAAGACATATGGAAACTAGTTTCTGGCCAGTCATCGAATGAAAAGGATGAAGGGTTTCTATTTGCAGCTGCTAGATTGGGAAACTATAAATTCATAAGGGAGCTTCTTAAATTGTATCCTGACATTACATGGGGAAAAGATGGCAACAAACATACAATATTTCACATTGCAGTTATACATCGCCACGAGAATGTGTACAATTTACTTTATGACCTCGGCTCCAAGAAGTTCGCGATGAAAGACAATGATGGAAATCATATTCTACACTTAGCTGCCACAAAGCCAGCACAAAGTCGTCTAAATATTGTATCAGGAGCAGCTCTTCAGATGCAAAGAGAATTACTATGGTTCAAG GAAGTACAAACTAGGGTAAGTCCAGCAGACAGACGACAAGTGAACAATGAAGGGAAAACTCCTCAAGAATTATTTACTGAACAGCACGCCGACTTAATGGAGAAAGGAGAATCATGGATGAAGGAAACAGCATCGCAATGCATGATTGTTGCAGCCCTTATAGCCACAATTATGTTTGCAGCAGCTTTTACTTTACCAGGTGGTACCAACGATAACGGGCAGCCAATATTCATGAAGCGGAGTGCCTTCATCGTGTTTGCAGTAACAGATGCGATATCATTATGCACCTCTTCAGCTTCCATCCTTGTGTTCTTGGCCATTCTCACGGGACGTTATACAGAAAACGATTTCTTGGTATCAATACCGATGAAATTGATGGTTGGACTGGTAACACTTTTTATCTCAATCACTACCATGATGATTGTTTACGGAGCCAGTTTCTTCCTACTTTACCCGGAAAGTATGAAATGGATTCCCGTACTAGTGACCGTGTTAGCTGGTCTGCCTGTTATTTTGTTTGCTGGGCTACAATCTCGTCTACTTTCTGATGTGATTAACTCAACATTTAATTCCAGGCATCTGTTTAGGCCTAGGAGACATATACTTTATTAG
- the LOC141692906 gene encoding uncharacterized protein LOC141692906, with protein sequence MRGTLKEFYLQFFLSLKFIFHEGFLKQVTMAEKRLSTAARVAAMDLHDDNVENTNNRKTLSLSNTTSGREIRAPHHYSIEMPQQPSPTKKTRRSKEQTDDYKMKCVPLYKAAMRGDWQAAEKLINNDLKVTNMSITKKQDTLLHIISTTKHTQFAQKLVNMMKVDDLKLQNALGETALCLAVASDVKMVQVLLEKNSGLMKIRKNGDLPFMLAVRFGDKHMVEYIYSKTNMNDEEWTYLDRKLILEYCLALGLFDIALDIYKQCQDDQEREKIETDILGYLANCPSAFDGTVLPVIRRLLHTRNFSTELRGSIDDIKLPKIVRIILKNIVKQKYEDVCKLVCPKVPPLNSGTESSIEIVSGQPSNEKDEGFLFAAARLGNYKFIRELLTSHPDITWERDGNKHTIFHIAVIHRQVNVYNLLYDLGSKKFAMKDNDGNHILHLAAITPAQSRLNIVSGAALQMQRELLWFKEVETRVSPADRRQVNNEGKTPQELFTEQHAGLMKEGEKWMKETASQCMIVAALIATIMFAAAFTLPGGTNDNGQPIFMKRSAFIVFAVTDAISLCTSSASILVFLAILTGRYTENDFLVSIPMKLMVGLVTLFISITTMMIVYGASFFLLYPESMKWIPVLVTVLAGLPVILFAGLQSRLLSDVINSTFNSRHLFRPKRHMLY encoded by the exons ATGCGGGGTACTCTGAAGGAGTTTTACCTACAATTTTTTCTAAGCCTTAAATTCATTTTCCACGAAGGTTTTCTGAAACAAGTAACAATGGCAGAAAAGAGGTTAAGCACAGCTGCACGAGTTGCGGCGATGGATCTGCATGATGATAATGTTGAAAACACAAATAATCGAAAAACATTGTCTCTTTCAAATACGACTAGTGGTCGAGAAATCAGAGCTCCACACCATTATTCTATTGAAATGCCTCAGCAGCCTTCACCAACAAAAAAAACAAGAAGATCAA AGGAGCAAACAGATGATTACAAAATGAAATGTGTTCCTCTGTACAAAGCTGCGATGAGAGGTGATTGGCAAGCTGCTGAAAAACTTATAAATAACGATCTCAAAGTCACAAACATGAGTATTACAAAGAAACAAGATACTCTTCTTCACATTATATCCACAACAAAACACACTCAATTTGCTCAAAAGCTGGTGAACATGATGAAAGTTGACGACTTAAAACTTCAAAATGCACTGGGGGAAACAGCTCTCTGTTTAGCGGTGGCTTCAGACGTTAAGATGGTTCAAGTTTTGTTGGAAAAGAATAGCGGGCTTATGAAGATACGTAAAAATGGTGACCTGCCGTTCATGCTTGCGGTTCGCTTTGGGGATAAGCACATGGTGGAGTACATTTATTCCAAGACTAATATGAACGATGAGGAGTGGACTTACTTGGATCGGAAACTTATACTGGAATATTGCCTTGCTTTAGGCCTATTTG ATATTGCACTGGACATATATAAACAGTGCCAGGATGATCAGGAAAGAGAAAAGATAGAAACCGATATACTGGGGTATTTGGCTAATTGTCCTTCTGCATTTGATGGAACAGTGCTACCTGTTATTAGAAGACTCCTACATACCAGGAATTTTTCTACTG AACTCCGAGGAAGCATCGATGACATAAAACTGCCAAAAATAGTCCGTATAATATTGAAGAATATTGTTAAACAGAAGTATGAAGACGTGTGTAAACTAGTTTGTCCTAAAGTTCCTCCACTGAACAGTGGTACAGAATCATCCATTGAGATCGTTTCTGGCCAGCCATCGAATGAAAAAGATGAAGGGTTTCTATTTGCAGCTGCTAGATTGGGAAACTATAAATTCATAAGGGAGCTTCTTACGTCGCATCCTGACATTACATGGGAAAGAGATGGCAATAAACACACAATATTTCACATTGCAGTTATACATCGCCAAGTGAATGTGTACAATTTACTTTATGACCTTGGCTCCAAGAAGTTCGCGATGAAAGACAATGATGGAAATCATATTCTACATTTAGCTGCCATAACGCCAGCACAAAGTCGTCTAAATATTGTGTCAGGAGCGGCTCTTCAGATGCAAAGGGAACTACTCTGGTTCAAG GAAGTAGAAACAAGGGTAAGTCCAGCAGACAGAAGACAAGTAAACAATGAAGGGAAAACTCCTCAAGAATTATTCACTGAGCAGCACGCAGGATTAATGAAGGAAGGAGAAAAATGGATGAAGGAAACAGCGTCGCAGTGCATGATTGTTGCAGCCCTTATAGCCACAATTATGTTTGCAGCAGCTTTTACTTTACCAGGTGGTACCAACGATAACGGGCAGCCAATATTCATGAAGCGGAGTGCCTTCATCGTGTTTGCAGTAACAGATGCGATATCATTATGCACCTCTTCAGCTTCCATCCTTGTGTTCTTGGCCATTCTCACGGGACGTTATACAGAAAACGATTTCTTGGTATCAATACCGATGAAATTGATGGTTGGACTGGTAACACTTTTTATCTCAATCACTACCATGATGATTGTTTACGGAGCCAGTTTCTTCCTACTTTACCCGGAAAGTATGAAATGGATTCCCGTACTAGTGACCGTGTTAGCTGGTCTGCCTGTTATTTTGTTTGCTGGGCTACAATCTCGTCTACTTTCTGATGTGATTAACTCAACATTTAATTCCAGGCATCTGTTTAGGCCTAAGAGACATATGCTTTATTAG